One Thunnus thynnus chromosome 21, fThuThy2.1, whole genome shotgun sequence DNA segment encodes these proteins:
- the ssr1 gene encoding translocon-associated protein subunit alpha isoform X1, translated as MMKFLPKLLLLLLLAFPATILIKGPAVSAQDLTEDEEAEAVDEDVVDDVTAEDEDDEAEVEDDENTELTEEKEDEEEEALVGEVKASPNADTTILFVKGDDFPANNIVKFLLGFTNKGSENFVVESLDASFRYPQDYQFFIQNFTALQLGTVVPPSRQATFEYSFIPAEPMGGRPFGLVINLNYKDSSGNVFQDAVFNQTVTITEKEDGLDGETIFMYVFLSGLGLLVIVGLHQLLESRKRRRPAPKVEMGTSSHNDVDLSWIPQETLNQIMQSRRDKASPRRSPRKRSQKRSAGSDE; from the exons atgatgaaatttctacctaaactgctgctgctattgCTGCTAGCCTTCCCGGCGACCATCCTCATCAAAG GGCCGGCAGTGAGCGCCCAGGATCTGACTGAGGATGAGGAGGCCGAGGCTGTGGATGAAGATGTCGTGGATGATGTGACAGCCGAGGATGAGGACGATGAAGCTGAGGTGGAAGACGATGAAAATACAGAACTg AcggaagaaaaagaagatgaagaagaagaagcgttGGTTGGAGAGGTGAAGGCTTCTCCCAACGCCGACACCACCATCCTCTTCGTCAAAGGAGACG ACTTCCCAGCCAACAACATCGTCAAGTTCCTGCTCGGCTTCACCAACAAGGGATCAGAGAACTTCGTCGTGGAGTCTCTGGACGCGTCTTTCCGTTACCCGCAG GATTATCAGTTCTTCATCCAGAACTTCACGGCTCTCCAGCTCGGCACCGTGGTTCCTCCCAGCAGACAGGCCACCTTCGAGTACTCCTTCATCCCCGCTGAGCCGATGGGAGGAAGACCCTTCGGACTCGTCATCAACCTCAACTACAAGGACAGCAGT ggAAACGTTTTCCAGGACGCCGTGTTCAACCAGACGGTCACCATCACGGAGAAAGAGGACGGACTCGACGGAGAGAC GATCTTCATGTACGTCTTCCTCTCAGGTCTCGGGCTGCTCGTCATCGTCGGCCTTCACCAGCTGCTGGAGTCCAGAAAG aggaGGCGTCCAGCTCCTAAGGTTGAAATGGGAACTTCGAGCCACAACGACGTGGATCTGAGCTGGATCCCTCAGGAAACACTCAACCAGATCA TGCAGAGTCGTAGAG aCAAAGCGTCTCCTAGGAGATCTCCTCGCAAAAGGAGCCAGAAACGTTCGGCCGGCTCAGACGAGTGA
- the LOC137172965 gene encoding uncharacterized protein isoform X1, with protein MMTSCLHCQQTGKGEGEAGTGGRPLLEKLLPGGYAHLVCSYEETAQTQFRAHIKLRITSQDEVHKWLEDFQTSSGLTWRKSKTYPNTGRYNAYRVDLRCQHNTFPRTFVKKTKNTSCGATMYLVLKRHVHSQNRKSRSGDPHIKDGYLLNVNLRHEHNHRLSCADAVRKRDVSGETIAKLKTLFENGHTPSSALDTIKYDLQEQEGENYINAAADRSICPDVQFCYRLYYKLFQRAGSESVLPDAGDGTNVNSSPEQDTSVEHLEEMIQQFCKSLTDKLKEDPQTFTAPICTFLGTYNKMNNSSLTTALHCFGKAPQLKSKTLQSSKTLGVQPTAIARRKAALGGRRAAIPGRPLKCSRKEQHPYSKKQQSSTTEPQTVSNCVEENTSVSGDH; from the exons ATGATGACTTCGTGCCTACACTGCCAGCAGACCggaaagggagagggagaagcaGGGACAGGCGGACGTCCACTTTTGGAG aaacTGTTACCGGGGGGATACGCGCATCTGGTATGCTCCTATGAGGAGACGGCACAGACTCAGTTCAGGGCTCATATCAAACTGAGAATTACGTCACAAGATGAGGTTCATAAATGGCTAGAAGATTTCCAAACCTCCTCCGGGCTGACCTGGAGGAAGTCTAAAACGTATCCAAACACTGGACGTTACAACGCCTACAGG gtggACTTACGGTGTCAACACAACACGTTTCCCAGAACTTTTgtgaaaaagaccaaaaatacGTCATGTGGTGCCACAATGTATTTGGTCCTGAAAAGACACGTACACAGCCAAAACAGGAAGTCGAG ATCCGGGGATCCTCACATTAAAGATGGCTACCTACTGAACGTCAACCTCAGACACGAGCACAACCACCGGCTGTCGTGTGCGGACGCCGTGCGGAAGCGAGACGTCTCGGGCGAGACCATCGCCAAACTGAAGACCCTCTTCGAGAACGGACACACCCCCTCCTCAGCGCTGGACACCATCAAATACGACCTGCAGGAGCAGGAAGGAGAAAACTACATCAACGCCGCTGCAGACCGCTCCATCTGCCCCGACGTTCAGTTCTGTTACAG GCTTTACTACAAACTTTTCCAGAGAGCAG GCAGTGAAAGTGTTTTGCCAGACGCAGGTGACGGCACTAACGTGAACTCCAGTCCTGAACAAG ACACATCTGTAGAACATCTGGAGGAGATGATCCAGCAGTTCTGCAAGAGTCTCACAGACAAACTAAAAGAAGATCCTCAAACCTTCACGGCGCCGATCTGCACCTTTCTGGGAACCTACAACAAAATGAACAACAGCTCTCTCACCACGGCGCTGCACTGTTTCGGAAAAGCGCCGCAGCTGAAATCAAAAACTCTGCAGTCGTCCAAAACGTTGGGCGTACAGCCGACGGCGATCGCCAGGAGGAAGGCGGCGCTGGGAGGAAGACGAGCGGCGATACCCGGCCGACCTCTGAAGTGCTCGAGGAAGGAGCAGCATCCGTACTCcaaaaaacagcagagcagcacaACCGAACCTCAGACTGTATCAAACTGTGTAGAAGAGAACACATCTGTCAGCGGCGATCACTAG
- the LOC137172965 gene encoding uncharacterized protein isoform X2, protein MYLVLKRHVHSQNRKSRSGDPHIKDGYLLNVNLRHEHNHRLSCADAVRKRDVSGETIAKLKTLFENGHTPSSALDTIKYDLQEQEGENYINAAADRSICPDVQFCYRLYYKLFQRAGSESVLPDAGDGTNVNSSPEQDTSVEHLEEMIQQFCKSLTDKLKEDPQTFTAPICTFLGTYNKMNNSSLTTALHCFGKAPQLKSKTLQSSKTLGVQPTAIARRKAALGGRRAAIPGRPLKCSRKEQHPYSKKQQSSTTEPQTVSNCVEENTSVSGDH, encoded by the exons ATGTATTTGGTCCTGAAAAGACACGTACACAGCCAAAACAGGAAGTCGAG ATCCGGGGATCCTCACATTAAAGATGGCTACCTACTGAACGTCAACCTCAGACACGAGCACAACCACCGGCTGTCGTGTGCGGACGCCGTGCGGAAGCGAGACGTCTCGGGCGAGACCATCGCCAAACTGAAGACCCTCTTCGAGAACGGACACACCCCCTCCTCAGCGCTGGACACCATCAAATACGACCTGCAGGAGCAGGAAGGAGAAAACTACATCAACGCCGCTGCAGACCGCTCCATCTGCCCCGACGTTCAGTTCTGTTACAG GCTTTACTACAAACTTTTCCAGAGAGCAG GCAGTGAAAGTGTTTTGCCAGACGCAGGTGACGGCACTAACGTGAACTCCAGTCCTGAACAAG ACACATCTGTAGAACATCTGGAGGAGATGATCCAGCAGTTCTGCAAGAGTCTCACAGACAAACTAAAAGAAGATCCTCAAACCTTCACGGCGCCGATCTGCACCTTTCTGGGAACCTACAACAAAATGAACAACAGCTCTCTCACCACGGCGCTGCACTGTTTCGGAAAAGCGCCGCAGCTGAAATCAAAAACTCTGCAGTCGTCCAAAACGTTGGGCGTACAGCCGACGGCGATCGCCAGGAGGAAGGCGGCGCTGGGAGGAAGACGAGCGGCGATACCCGGCCGACCTCTGAAGTGCTCGAGGAAGGAGCAGCATCCGTACTCcaaaaaacagcagagcagcacaACCGAACCTCAGACTGTATCAAACTGTGTAGAAGAGAACACATCTGTCAGCGGCGATCACTAG
- the ssr1 gene encoding translocon-associated protein subunit alpha isoform X2 gives MMKFLPKLLLLLLLAFPATILIKGPAVSAQDLTEDEEAEAVDEDVVDDVTAEDEDDEAEVEDDENTELTEEKEDEEEEALVGEVKASPNADTTILFVKGDDFPANNIVKFLLGFTNKGSENFVVESLDASFRYPQDYQFFIQNFTALQLGTVVPPSRQATFEYSFIPAEPMGGRPFGLVINLNYKDSSGNVFQDAVFNQTVTITEKEDGLDGETIFMYVFLSGLGLLVIVGLHQLLESRKRRRPAPKVEMGTSSHNDVDLSWIPQETLNQINKASPRRSPRKRSQKRSAGSDE, from the exons atgatgaaatttctacctaaactgctgctgctattgCTGCTAGCCTTCCCGGCGACCATCCTCATCAAAG GGCCGGCAGTGAGCGCCCAGGATCTGACTGAGGATGAGGAGGCCGAGGCTGTGGATGAAGATGTCGTGGATGATGTGACAGCCGAGGATGAGGACGATGAAGCTGAGGTGGAAGACGATGAAAATACAGAACTg AcggaagaaaaagaagatgaagaagaagaagcgttGGTTGGAGAGGTGAAGGCTTCTCCCAACGCCGACACCACCATCCTCTTCGTCAAAGGAGACG ACTTCCCAGCCAACAACATCGTCAAGTTCCTGCTCGGCTTCACCAACAAGGGATCAGAGAACTTCGTCGTGGAGTCTCTGGACGCGTCTTTCCGTTACCCGCAG GATTATCAGTTCTTCATCCAGAACTTCACGGCTCTCCAGCTCGGCACCGTGGTTCCTCCCAGCAGACAGGCCACCTTCGAGTACTCCTTCATCCCCGCTGAGCCGATGGGAGGAAGACCCTTCGGACTCGTCATCAACCTCAACTACAAGGACAGCAGT ggAAACGTTTTCCAGGACGCCGTGTTCAACCAGACGGTCACCATCACGGAGAAAGAGGACGGACTCGACGGAGAGAC GATCTTCATGTACGTCTTCCTCTCAGGTCTCGGGCTGCTCGTCATCGTCGGCCTTCACCAGCTGCTGGAGTCCAGAAAG aggaGGCGTCCAGCTCCTAAGGTTGAAATGGGAACTTCGAGCCACAACGACGTGGATCTGAGCTGGATCCCTCAGGAAACACTCAACCAGATCA aCAAAGCGTCTCCTAGGAGATCTCCTCGCAAAAGGAGCCAGAAACGTTCGGCCGGCTCAGACGAGTGA